From a single Leishmania infantum JPCM5 genome chromosome 36 genomic region:
- a CDS encoding similar to leishmania major. l411.4-like protein yields MGGTAAATAYVRSCDGASLPTPPGCGLKLVVDLTLDDSILTGSVLETEVTVTHALHQSLFPRDAASNAAGTPATSLQVSLPPITVAIQRGAVQMRYGLTYLRTFPAALRDSVRVLRTAMSCDDGVTRCPSYMSMTGTLVSAPLGLCCLCTSVECALTSDLCNASMRAHFCFRTGAAGITCVQGEGITYHGWSVGSSSPYYTMHLSASGRGIAPTTLQLTTDAPEAQNGASALQLLRASDVLPEESNPKVDISGRVLFVPSAEHSRASRGTTSTGPVRDDDPAEWLLLPAPLVSVSGNDCDKVGISPDYFYSLSSTTQCNAQKGTCVRHQLADYRAADLEQIAQGVGGRYIGASLGTFTRQKMGEQEFLFDTVERTGGAMLRWTVNADGLAFQPLPVHGVLDAIKFDSSTGILYVTVRNNNTYGGLYYVAVGQCQGARASHCDSDGVTHECGRTALVAGANTSSLLQFSMVSDPPEEVGRTASCTVVFRDAAAALLASKNVSWTVEHTTTTPAPNAPKAEQCRRCAFRDLRCLFSTVCEWQMLLWTAVAVAVAWAPYAILAYWRMAWHVGAKFLAGLN; encoded by the coding sequence AtgggcggcaccgccgcggcaacggccTACGTGCGCTCCTGCGACGGAGCCTCGCTACCCACGCCGCCTGGTTGCGGGCTCAAGCTGGTGGTGGATCTCACCCTCGACGACAGCATTCTCACCGGCTCCGTCTTGGAGACAGAGGTGACGGTGACGCACGCGTTGCATCAGTCACTCTTTCCCCGTGACGCGGCGTCCAATGCTGCTGGCACACCTGCCACCTCTTTGCAGGTGTCTCTGCCTCCCATCACGGTGGCAATACAGCGTGGCGCCGTGCAGATGCGCTACGGCCTCACCTACCTACGCACGTTTCCGGCGGCGTTGCGAGACTCTGTGCGGGTGCTGAGGACGGCCATGTCTtgcgacgacggcgtcaCGCGCTGCCCCTCCTACATGAGCATGACAGGGACGCTtgtgtcggcgccgctcggACTGTGCTGCCTCTGCACCAGCGTGGAGTGCGCCCTCACAAGCGACCTGTGCAACGCTTCAATGCGCGCGCACTTTTGCTtccgcaccggcgcagccgGAATTACGTGCGTACAGGGCGAGGGCATCACCTACCACGGATGGTCCGTGGGATCGTCGTCGCCCTACTACACGATGCACCTATCCGCGAGCGGGCGAGGGATCGCACCGACGACACTGCAGCTCACAACGGATGCCCCTGAGGCGCAGAACGGTGCGTCTGCTCTGCAGCTTCTTCGGGCCTCTGATGTTTTGCCCGAAGAGTCAAACCCCAAGGTTGATATTTCCGGGCGCGTTCTCTTTGTCCCCTCTGCAGAACACAGCAGggccagccgcggcaccaccagcacTGGGCCTGTGCGCGACGACGATCCGGCAGAGTGGCTTTTGCTCCCGGCGCCGCTTGTCAGCGTCTCAGGCAATGATTGCGACAAGGTCGGCATCTCACCAGACTATTTCTACTCGCTCTCCAGCACTACGCAGTGCAACGCGCAGAAGGGAACGTGCGTGCGACACCAGCTGGCGGACTACCGCGCGGCGGACCTGGAACAGATCGCCCAGGGCGTAGGCGGACGCTATATCGGCGCCTCTCTGGGCACCTTCACGCGGCAGAAAATGGGGGAACAGGAGTTCCTGTTCGATACGGTGGAGCGCACGGGCGGGGCGATGCTGCGGTGGACGGTGAATGCGGACGGCCTCGCGTTCCAGCCGCTTCCGGTGCACGGCGTACTGGATGCTATCAAGTTTGACAGCAGCACAGGCATCCTCTACGTCACGGTtcgcaacaacaacacatATGGTGGCCTCTACTACGTTGCCGTTGGCCAGTGCCAGGGAGCACGCGCATCGcactgcgacagcgacggcgtgaCACACGAGTGTGGCCGCACGGCTTTGGTGGCCGGCGCTAACACCTCCTCGCTGTTGCAGTTCAGCATGGTGAGCGACCCGCCCGAGGAGGTGGGACGCACCGCTTCATGCACCGTCGTCTTTcgcgacgcggccgctgcgctgctggcctCTAAAAACGTTTCGTGGACGGTCGAGCACACGACCACTACGCCGGCGCCGAATGCCCCCAAAGCGGAGCAGTGCAGACGCTGCGCCTTCCGCGACCTGCGGTGTCTTTTCAGCACCGTCTGCGAGTGGCAGATGCTCCTGTGGACAgcggtggccgtggcggtggcgtgggcGCCGTATGCCATCTTGGCCTACTGGCGCATGGCGTGGCACGTTGGCGCCAAGTTCTTGGCGGGTCTGAACTGA
- a CDS encoding putative eukaryotic translation initiation factor 3 subunit, protein MTAAVDLEGVALHGHMKGVTMLKFNRDGDLLFSSAKDTNCSACCWQVKTGKLLGSYTTVGQVEGRTYDAAMVALDVNRESTLLATASAGEEVLLWSVESGALLGSVSRSLSSGASVGFSHDDTLMMVATKGRSSTNSAIQVYNVPFTVPKAGEDIAPVKTPFTTFSTFETPDTITWAAWGPTNETIYYSEGGYMNILDVEANKVIRSRQIHEDENEVINRFSWDPNYLALATASTDKTSHLIDFRDLATIQVYRSDVPVNDVSISPNADHVILGGGMDAASVTTQGGQSIFEVKFFHKVHGHQLGQLRCHFGTINAMSFHPDGRGFASASYDGLIKMYRFGDSYDSTPGAQPLWTL, encoded by the coding sequence ATGACGGCCGCCGTGGATCTCGAAGGCGTGGCGCTTCACGGCCATATGAAGGGTGTGACAATGCTAAAGTTCAATCGCGACGGCGACCTTCTCTTTTCATCTGCCAAGGACACGAactgcagcgcgtgctgctggcagGTAAAGACGGGCAAGCTGCTCGGCTCCTACACAACGGTGGGTCAGGTGGAAGGTCGCACGTACGATGCGGCCATGGTGGCGCTAGATGTGAACCGGGAGTCCACACTTTTGGCGACCGCCAGCgcgggcgaggaggtgcttCTGTGGAGCGTAGAGTCTGGTGCCCTTCTTGGCTCCGTGAGCCGCAGCCTATCGTCCGGCGCCAGCGTCGGTTTCTCGCACGATGACACGCTGATGATGGTGGCCACAAAGGGCCGCTCCAGCACAAACTCGGCGATTCAGGTCTACAACGTACCCTTCACGGTGCCCAAGGCCGGTGAGGACATCGCCCCTGTCAAGACGCCCTTCACCACCTTTTCCACCTTCGAGACCCCGGACACGATCACGTGGGCCGCCTGGGGGCCGACGAACGAGACGATCTACTACTCCGAGGGCGGCTACATGAACATCCTCGACGTGGAGGCAAACAAGGTGATCCGCAGTCGCCAGATTCACGAGGACGAGAACGAGGTGATCAACCGCTTCAGCTGGGACCCTAACTACCTCGCCTTAGCCACCGCCTCGACCGACAAGACGTCTCACCTCATAGACTTCCGCGACCTGGCCACCATTCAGGTGTACCGGAGCGACGTCCCGGTGAACGACGTGTCGATCAGCCCAAACGCCGACCACGTAATCCTCGGCGGTGGCATGGATGCCGCTTCTGTGACGACGCAAGGCGGGCAGTCCATCTTCGAGGTTAAGTTCTTTCACAAGGTTCACGGCCACCAGCTCGGCCAACTGCGCTGCCACTTTGGTACAATCAATGCCATGTCCTTCCACCCCGACGGTCGCggcttcgccagcgccagctACGACGGTCTCATCAAGATGTACCGTTTCGGCGACTCGTACGATTCCACGCCTGGCGCGCAGCCTCTGTGGACGCTGTAG